The following are encoded together in the Populus trichocarpa isolate Nisqually-1 chromosome 5, P.trichocarpa_v4.1, whole genome shotgun sequence genome:
- the LOC7479176 gene encoding transcription factor bHLH94 isoform X1, producing the protein MALETVVFQQDPSSTLGLGATWIHGFGLEGEKANYHETLNTTISNIGSDFHPNNNWDTNNSSSQEISCACKGGFFTGGNAAGRRKRQRRISIKDEAEVAHQRMTHIKVERNRRKQMNDYLTVIRSMMPPSYVQRPDQASIIGGAINFVKELEKLTQSLEAHKQVNKVQSGTNSNCSSLFSDFFSFSQYSTASSTNKQSNSNNSSPSTDSMLAEKQPIAIADVEVTMTERHANLKILSRRHPKQLLKMVTGLHSLGLYTLHLNVTTVGQMVLYSFSVKVEDECRLTSVDEIAAAVHEIAGRIQEDAISNCMPSSE; encoded by the exons atggcaTTAGAAACTGTTGTATTCCAACAAGATCCCTCTAGTACTTTAGGACTAGGTGCAACATGGATCCATGGATTTGGTCTTGAAGGAGAAAAGGCTAATTACCATGAAACCCTAAACACAACAATCAGTAATATTGGATCTGATTTCCATCCAAATAATAACTGGGACACCAATAACTCTTCCTCCCAAGAGATTAGCTGTGCCTGTAAGGGCGGGTTCTTCACCGGAGGTAATGCTGCAGGCCGGCGAAAGAGACAGCGTCGTATAAGCATCAAAGATGAAGCAGAAGTTGCACATCAAAGGATGACTCACATTAAGGTTGAACGCAATAGGAGGAAGCAAATGAATGACTATCTTACTGTGATTCGATCCATGATGCCTCCCTCTTATGTTCAAAGG CCAGATCAAGCATCAATCATAGGTGGGGCCATTAACTTTGTGAAGGAGCTGGAGAAACTTACCCAATCTCTTGAAGCTCATAAGCAAGTAAATAAAGTGCAATCTGGTACAAACTCCAATTGCTCTTCTCTCTTCTCggattttttctccttttctcagTATTCAACTGCCAGTTCGACGAATAAACAAAGCAACAGCAACAACTCATCACCAAGTACTGATTCAATGTTGGCTGAGAAGCAACCAATTGCCATTGCAGATGTTGAAGTGACAATGACCGAAAGGCATGCAAACCTCAAGATACTATCAAGAAGACACCCAAAACAGCTCTTGAAGATGGTGACTGGATTGCACTCTCTTGGCCTTTATACTCTTCACCTAAATGTAACAACTGTTGGTCAGATGGTGTTATATTCTTTTAGTGTTAAG GTTGAAGATGAGTGTAGATTGACTTCAGTCGATGAAATTGCAGCAGCTGTGCATGAGATTGCGGGTAGGATCCAAGAGGATGCTATATCCAATTGCATGCCTAGCAGTGAATAG
- the LOC7479176 gene encoding transcription factor bHLH96 isoform X2 — protein sequence MALETVVFQQDPSSTLGLGATWIHGFGLEGEKANYHETLNTTISNIGSDFHPNNNWDTNNSSSQEISCACKGGFFTGGNAAGRRKRQRRISIKDEAEVAHQRMTHIKVERNRRKQMNDYLTVIRSMMPPSYVQRPDQASIIGGAINFVKELEKLTQSLEAHKQVNKVQSDVEVTMTERHANLKILSRRHPKQLLKMVTGLHSLGLYTLHLNVTTVGQMVLYSFSVKVEDECRLTSVDEIAAAVHEIAGRIQEDAISNCMPSSE from the exons atggcaTTAGAAACTGTTGTATTCCAACAAGATCCCTCTAGTACTTTAGGACTAGGTGCAACATGGATCCATGGATTTGGTCTTGAAGGAGAAAAGGCTAATTACCATGAAACCCTAAACACAACAATCAGTAATATTGGATCTGATTTCCATCCAAATAATAACTGGGACACCAATAACTCTTCCTCCCAAGAGATTAGCTGTGCCTGTAAGGGCGGGTTCTTCACCGGAGGTAATGCTGCAGGCCGGCGAAAGAGACAGCGTCGTATAAGCATCAAAGATGAAGCAGAAGTTGCACATCAAAGGATGACTCACATTAAGGTTGAACGCAATAGGAGGAAGCAAATGAATGACTATCTTACTGTGATTCGATCCATGATGCCTCCCTCTTATGTTCAAAGG CCAGATCAAGCATCAATCATAGGTGGGGCCATTAACTTTGTGAAGGAGCTGGAGAAACTTACCCAATCTCTTGAAGCTCATAAGCAAGTAAATAAAGTGCAATCTG ATGTTGAAGTGACAATGACCGAAAGGCATGCAAACCTCAAGATACTATCAAGAAGACACCCAAAACAGCTCTTGAAGATGGTGACTGGATTGCACTCTCTTGGCCTTTATACTCTTCACCTAAATGTAACAACTGTTGGTCAGATGGTGTTATATTCTTTTAGTGTTAAG GTTGAAGATGAGTGTAGATTGACTTCAGTCGATGAAATTGCAGCAGCTGTGCATGAGATTGCGGGTAGGATCCAAGAGGATGCTATATCCAATTGCATGCCTAGCAGTGAATAG
- the LOC7455184 gene encoding RING-H2 finger protein ATL52: MQMHIYPCFLSLLSCFCEKMEFDRRELLSSKKSLIANYKTRLEISVEHHDLPPKQPTIFSPPLPEDLNQNHVSKTSTTIMACVFGGSLLLGILCIVSRLYYNRRINSRRSRSLPVVFGTQEAFLDEDQGPENNRHIWYINFFGLQQSVIDSITVFKYKKDEGLIDGTECSVCLTEFQEDESLRLLPKCSHAFHTPCIDTWLRTHKNCPLCRSPIVSDNFVAQVAVPVPTTSDMSSREEPQMEISENSTPTGLRSSNQAGEEGSSEVRNGEETICGLPIEDNTSAGNSSFCSNHSISRNPRIRSDLVDNKLVVVESEMQTLRRSVSLDFSAASAVYNVVANVVPGKCHANSDSLLVQPKQPKTKNVAKRGSSGNLGFHKLMKNSSKGRSLQKGPISMKRSFSTSGKSLSSRCSRSQNTIRSF; encoded by the coding sequence ATGCAGATGCATATCTATCCCTGTTTCCTGAGTCTTCTGTCCTGTTTCTGTGAAAAAATGGAGTTTGATCGCAGAGAACTACTAAGCTCAAAGAAGAGCTTAATTGCAAATTATAAGACCCGTTTGGAAATAAGTGTCGAACATCATGATCTTCCACCAAAACAACCAACGATATTTTCTCCTCCACTTCCTGAAGACCTGAATCAAAACCATGTCAGCAAAACCAGCACGACCATCATGGCCTGTGTGTTTGGTGGTTCACTTCTTCTGGGCATCCTATGCATAGTTTCAAGACTTTACTACAACAGGCGAATAAATTCCAGAAGGTCGAGAAGTCTACCAGTAGTTTTTGGTACCCAAGAAGCTTTTCTTGATGAAGATCAAGGACCAGAAAACAACCGCCACATATGGTACATCAACTTCTTCGGTCTCCAACAATCTGTGATCGATTCAATAACAGTCTTCAAGTATAAGAAAGATGAAGGGCTGATTGATGGTACCGAGTGCTCCGTTTGCTTGACTGAATTTCAAGAAGATGAGAGTCTGAGACTATTACCAAAGTGCAGTCATGCTTTTCACACACCTTGTATTGATACGTGGTTAAGAACACACAAGAACTGCCCTCTCTGTCGTTCCCCTATAGTATCCGATAATTTTGTTGCTCAAGTTGCTGTACCGGTGCCTACTACGAGTGATATGAGTTCAAGGGAAGAACCCCAGATGGAAATTTCTGAGAATAGCACTCCTACTGGACTACGAAGCAGTAACCAGGCAGGAGAAGAAGGAAGCAGTGAGgtgagaaatggagaagaaacaATCTGCGGATTGCCAATTGAAGATAATACAAGTGCTGGAAATTCAAGCTTTTGTTCGAACCACTCTATTTCCAGGAATCCTCGGATACGAAGTGATTTAGTGGACAATAAGCTGGTGGTGGTAGAATCAGAAATGCAAACTCTGAGGAGGTCTGTGTCATTGGATTTCTCCGCCGCTTCGGCAGTTTATAATGTGGTGGCTAATGTTGTTCCTGGTAAATGTCATGCAAACTCAGACAGTCTATTAGTCCAACCAAAGCAACCGAAAACGAAGAATGTTGCCAAGCGAGGAAGTAGTGGAAACTTGGGCTTTCACAAGCTAATGAAAAATTCTTCAAAAGGGCGTTCACTACAGAAAGGGCCTATTTCAATGAAAAGATCTTTTTCAACTAGTGGGAAATCCTTGTCATCCAGATGTAGCAGAAGCCAGAACACGATCCGCTCTTTCTAA
- the LOC7479177 gene encoding uncharacterized protein LOC7479177, with translation MAGWPATNNQKMDSRAVKENDMWLGPLLSPNSGTDLLQNCDLPPPLKVFSWSDRTVISSMNRGFSMTRREHDHDDFDVYSGSGGENYEKLELLKALRLSQTRAREAERKAASLVKERDCVAKALLHESFQLFVYRQWVRLLEFQVLKAQTQRQQQEKKLCCGCGRSKEAKDHSEEEEALCDGSRESWICVALTFCMGIVGLGLAFGCCYFL, from the coding sequence ATGGCTGGATGGCCGGCAACAAACAACCAGAAGATGGATTCTAGAGCTGTGAAAGAGAATGATATGTGGTTGGGTCCCTTGCTTTCTCCAAATTCTGGTACTGACTTATTGCAGAATTGTGATCTGCCTCCACCATTGAAGGTTTTTTCTTGGTCAGATAGGACTGTCATATCATCGATGAATAGAGGTTTTAGCATGACGAGAAGGGAACATGAtcatgatgattttgatgtgtataGTGGTTCTGGTGGTGAGAATTACGAGAAGTTGGAGCTTCTGAAGGCATTAAGGTTGTCACAGACAAGAGCAAGGGAAGCTGAGAGGAAGGCTGCAAGTTTGGTTAAGGAGAGGGATTGTGTTGCCAAAGCTTTGTTGCATGAGTCCTTTCAGTTATTTGTTTATCGTCAATGGGTGAGGCTGCTTGAGTTTCAAGTTTTGAAGGCACAAACACAACGTCAAcagcaagaaaagaaattgtgtTGTGGTTGTGGTAGATCAAAGGAGGCGAAAGACCAttcagaagaagaagaggctCTTTGTGATGGGAGCAGGGAGTCTTGGATTTGTGTGGCTTTGACATTTTGTATGGGCATTGTTGGTTTAGGACTTGCCTTTGGTTGCTGTTATTTCTTATGA